Genomic segment of Rhodospirillaceae bacterium:
TCGTCCTCTGGGGCCACCCGAGTTCGCCGTATGAGGGCTATGCCACGATCAACCCGCTCGGCCAGTTCGTCGGCGCGATCATCATGTTCTTCGTGCTCGGCATGCTGCCCGGCTGGGTCGTCGCCAAAATCCTGGCGGCGGCGAACGTACTGCGCATCCCGAAACAGGTCGAATTGCTGGGTCTCGACTTTGCGACCAACCGGGACGAGCAGGCCGCGGCGGACGATGTCCGCGCCACCGAGAAGGCGGCGGCCGCCTGACCGGCCGGTACCGACCCGATACGCCCGAAAGCCCGCCGGCCGGACGATGCCGGCGGGCCGACGGCAGAAAGGAGAATGAAGCATGTCAACGACAGGCATCGAGAGTTGGGCGGTCGACCTGAAGGATGTCGGCGCCATTTACCCCTTCCAGGGTGCGGAAGGACTGTTCGTGATCGTGGGCGTCGTCCTGTGGATCGGCTGGCACGTTCTGCAGATGCGGGCCGAGAACAAGGACTACGAAGACCAGATCGGCAAATTCGGCGACGACGCCACGATCGCCGAAGCCCTCGACGGCGATTAGCCGCGACCCGAGTACGATAACGGGGGGCGCGATAACGGGGCGCGATACTCCAGCGCCCTGCCAATCGCCTGAGTAAAGAAAAGCCCCCGCCGGTTTCCGGCGGGGGCTTTCTCGCGCCCGTTGCATGGAGGGGGGAGGGTCAGCTCCAGGGGAACGGGCTGTTGCTCAGCGGATGCAGCCTGCCTTCGGCGTAGCGGCTGAACCGGAACGGTTCGAGCAGGGCCTGCTTCTCGCCCAGCATCTCGTCGGCGACCAGATGGCCGACGCCGATCATCTTGTAGCCGTGGTTGCTGTCGGCGACGATGTGGACATTCTCGCAGAAGGTGTCGAAGACCGGAAAACTGTCCGGCGTGAAGCAGCCCAGGCCGCCCGACGGCTCCTTCCTGAACTTGCCGATCTGGCCGGAAAACCGCTCCTGGCAGAAGGCGAGCGCCGAGCACCACATATGGGCGAAATCGTCCCCGACGATGAATTCGGGCGATTCGGGTCCGTAGGGGTCGATCGCCACGTCGTCGGCCGGGGTCTTGACTTCGTAGGGCATAGCGCCGCCCTGGACGCCGCCGAAATGGAAATCCGGCTTGTAGTAGATGCCCCAGGGTTCCTCGGTGATGACCGAGCCGTCGACGTCGGAGTGCAGCGGCGCATCGGTATCGACATGGATGACCGGCGGCATGCCGCCGTCGTTGAGCTTCTGATAGTCCGGGTCGACGCCGACGACGCCCTCCTCCAGGCACCAATAGCGCCAGGTCGGGATGCCGTCGTGCATCGCGCCGTCGGGGCCCTTGATCGAGACTTCGCGGGGCAGGTCGAGCATGTCCCAGATCGTCTTGACCCAGGGCCCGACCGCGACGACGACCTGATCGCACTTGATCGTTCCCCGGTCCGTGACGACGCCGGTGACCGCGTCGGAATTGCTGCCGCGCTCGAAGCCCGTGACCTCCACGCCGGTCATGATGCGCACGCCCTGGGCCTCCGCCTTGCCGGCCAGGCCGTAGACGGAAGCGGTATTGTTGGCGTAGCCGCCCTTCTTCTCGTGCAGGACGGAGGTGATGCCCTCGGCCCGCCAGTCGGACAGCAGGCCCTTCATGTAGGCCATGCAGTCCTTCCCGCCCTCGATGAAATCGGACTCGTAGCCGATCGCCTTCTGCTGCTCGTAGATGCTGGTCACATCCTCGCGCATCGCCTCGTGGCTGATCTGCATGTAGCCGACCGGGTGGTAGCTGAACGCCTTCGGATCGGATTCCCAGACCTTGACGCTGTGCGCCATCAGCTCGCGCATGGCGGGCTGGAAATAATTGTTGCGCACGACGCCGCAGGCGATGCCGCTGGCGCCGGCGGCAATCGCGGTCTTGTCAAGCACCAGGATGTCGGCGCCGCTGCCCCGGCCGTTGCTCTTCGCTGCAAGGCGTTCGGCCAGCCGCCACGCGGTGGACAGGCCGTGGATTCCCGCGCCGATGACGACATAGCGGGCGTGTTTCGGGAAACTCATCGGAAGCCTCTCGATAGAGGATGACCGTCACGATTTCGGGCGCATCCTGCGCTTTTCAATCCGGCCGAAAAACAATATACCGGACGGAAAAGAGCATTATTCCGACGCAAATCGCGCGCATTCCCGGAAAGTCCCAAGAATGGCGATGAGGGAGCCTGTTCCGGTCGAATTCTTTCTGGTGCCGGGCTTTTCGCTGCTGGCCCTGTCGTGCGCCGTGGATGCCCTGCGGGCGGCCAATTTGGTGCTCGGCAGGCGCGCCTACGACTGGCGCCTGACGGCCGATCCACGCGACCTGAGCGATTCGCCTTCGGGAGACGGGGTGGCCTCCTCCAGCCATATCCGGCTGCCGGCCGAGCCCCTGCCGGACGGCGGCGCATCGGCCGCCGGGCCCGACCTGTTCGCGGTGGTCGGCGGCGAACGGTCCCATACCTACAAATCGGCGGCCCTCGACGCATCTCTGGCGCGCGCCGCCGGCCGCGGCGCCCGCATCGGCTCGATATCCGACGGCGCCTTCCCGGTCGCCGCCGCCGGACTGTTCGACGGCTACCGCTCGACCATCCACTGGAAATGCCTCGACGCCTACCGCGAACGCTTCCCCGGCCTCGATATCCGCACCTCGATCTTCGAAATCGACCGCAACCGGTTCAGCTGCGCCGGCGGCACCACGAGCCTCGACCTGATGCTCACCTTCGTCATGGCCGCCCACGGCGCGGAAACCGCCTCGTTGGTCGCGGAAAATTATGTCCACGACAGAATTCGCGAGGCGGCGCAGGAACAGCACGTCACCGCCGCCATCCGCATGGCCGGCCGGAACCGGCACCTTGCGGACGCCATCCTCCTGATGGAACGGCATCTGGAGGACCCGTTGCCCGTGGACCGGATCGCCGATGCGGCCGGCCTGTCCGGCCGGCAGCTCACCCGCCTGTTCCGCAGCCATCTGCGCCAGCCGCCCGGGCGGTTCTATCTCGACCTGCGGATCGACCGCGCCGCCAGCCTGCTGCGGCAGACCGGCATGAGCGTCTCCGAGATCGCCGTCGCCTGCGGCTTCCAGTCCGCGTCCCACCTCGGCCGCCATCTCAAGCGCCGCCACGGCGCCACGCCCGGCCAGTGGCGGCGTGGCGCCTAGCCTGCGGGTTCCATCGGTTTTGTAGGGGAAGGTTTCAAACCCTCCGCTACAGTTCGGGCGACAGAGCGCAGGCCGTGACAATCGCCGGAAATCCGGTCTAACGTCTCCGCCGGCAATCGAAACATGTCCGAAATCGTGACCCCCGAAACCCTGCGCCAACAGTTTCTCACCTGGCAGTGCCGCATACGCCAGATCGCCATGCGCGAGGACGGCGGCCGGCCGGCCGAGGGCATGCGGCCGAAAATCCTGGCGGCGGACGGGCGGACGCTTTCCGAGGGCACGATCGTCCTGCTGGTGCGCAGCGACCCGGAAGAAAGCACGGATTTCTTCGAATTCCAGGTCAGGAAGAACCACGATCCCAACGAGGTCTACCAGAAGGGGCTGACCTTCCTGCAATCGACCCATTATCACCGCGCCAACCGCTTTTCCGACGAGATGACGGCGCTGTTCCTGCCGGAATCCCGGCTCGCGGCGCTGCTTGTCGATATCGGGGCCTGCCGCCTCGATTTCCGCCAGTTCAGCCAGTCCTGGCGCCTGCCCTGCGCGGTGCGCGCGATGGCGCCGGACGAGCCGGCCTACCGCAACACCCTCTGGCACAACCGGCTGTTCAACACCCGGCTCTCCGACGATGTCGCGATACTCGGCTTCAAGCCGGACTGGATCGCGGCGGCTTCGCTCCTGCTCGAGGCGGATTGACCGGGCTCATGGAATGATCGGGCGGCGCGCGCCCGTCCGCCGGATCACTCCATCAGGCCGGGCAGGAACAGGGCGATGGACGGGAACACGACCAGCAGGACGAAGAGGATCAGGTCGCAGACGACGTAGGGCGCGGCGGCTTTCGCGACGTCGCCCAGGGTCGTGCCGCGCGGCGCGACGCCCAGCATGACGAACAGCCCGAGCCCGAAGGGCGGCGTGACCATGCTGATCTCCAGGGTGAGCAGCATGACCAAGCCGAACCAGACCGGGTTGTAGCCGAGCGACTGGGCGAGCGGGAAGAAGATCGGGATCGTCAGCAGCATGATCGAGACCACGTCCATGAACATGCCCATGACGAGCAGGATCAGGAACATGACCAGCAGCAGGAGCAGCGGCGCCAGCTCGATCGTGGCCACCGAATCGACCAGGGTGCGCGTTGCGCCCGACAGCGCGAGGATCTGGGTGAAGGCGTAGGAGGCGATGACGATGAAGAGCACCATGCATGTGACGCGCAGCGCGCCGGTGAGCGCCCGGATCACGGCGCGCAGCGTGAGCGTGCGGAAAACGGCGGCCAGCACCAGCACGCCGAGCACGCCGAAGGCCGCGGACTCCTCCGGTGTGGCGATGCCGAGCACGATCAGCCCGATCACGGCGAAGATGACGACGCCCATCGGCAGGAGCTGGCTCGCGATCAGCAGGAGCTTGCGGCCGAGCGAAACGGGCACGACCTCATATTGCGGCGCCGCCTCCGGATCGATCCGGACCTGGATGGTGATCAGCAGGGCATAGAGGCCGGCCAGGATCAGGCCGGGAAAGACGCCGGCGATCAGCAGCTTGCCGATATCGATCATGGCGAGGCTGCCGAGCAGCACGCCCAGGCCCGACGGCGGGATGATCATCGCCAGTCCGCCGACGCCGAGGATCGGGCCCATCGACATGTGCTTCTTGTAGCCCCGCCGGGTCATTTCCGGCACCAGCAGCGAGCCGAGCATCGCCGTATTGCCCATCGAGTTGCCGGAGAGCGCGGCGAAGGCCGTGCCGCTTGCCACCGTCACATAGGAGAGCCGGCCCGGTAGCCGGCCGAACAGCGCGTCGAAGGCGTCGAAGACCCGGCGGGCGACCCCGGTGTGGAAAAAGAGCTCGCCCATCAAAAGGAAAAGCGGGATCGGGACGAAGGCGTAGGAGGAGATCGACGCCGGCGCGTTGACGGCGATCTGCTCCAGCCCCGGTTCGCCGGAAACCCAGAGGGCGCCGAGGGCGCTGACGGTGAAGAAGGCGATGGCGACCGGTACGGACAGCCCCATCAGCAGCACGACGAGGCCGATGGCGATGGCGGCGGTCCAGTACCACTCCATCGGCCGGTCAGATGCCTTCCGTATCGATGTCCGGCCCGCGGTCGTACATGTCGTCGACGCCGAGCAGGAAACGGCCGAACTCGACGGCGCACAGGAAAAAGCCGACCGGCAGGGGCGCATAGAACGCCCATTTGGCGATCACGATGGACCGGATATCGAGCTCGCCGCGCTCCCAGTAGTCGAGCGCCGCGCGCAGGCCGTAATAGGCGAGGCCGAGGCAGACGACGATGCAGAGCACGTAAATGCTCCGCCGGAGGCCCCGGCGCACCTGTCCCGGCAGGCTACCGGCCAGGAATTCCACGAACACATGGCCCTTCTTGCGCAGCACCCAGGGGGCGGCCAGCAGGGTCATGTAGAGCATGGCGTATTCGCTGAGCGCGCTGGTATGCGCCGGCGGCTGGTAGCCGAGCGCGCGCACCGTCACCTCGTAGACGATCATGACGAACACGCCGGCGAGCATGGCGCCGGCGACGGCCGCCAGCGCCACGATCAGCCTGTCATAGAGCCGGACGAGGTGGCGCACGCCCGCTGCAAGGCGTCGGCGTTGCTCCGCCGTCCAGTTGACCGGCCTAGTTGACCGGCGACGGCGGGAACTTCTTGCGCAGCTCGTCGTATTCGTTCGGCGCCAGCTTCTTCACCTGGTCCCACTGCACCTTTTCGGCCGCCGCGATGTAGCGCCGGGCTGCCGCGCCGGTGAGTTCGAACGACTTGACGCCCTGCTCGCCGAGCTTGGCCCAGCGCTCGGCGACCAGCTTTTCGTAAAAGACGTGCGCAATCGGCTCGTAGGCGATAACGGACGTCGTCATGGCATCGCGCTGCGCCTGGGTCAGCGAATTCCACTTGTCGAGATTGATCCAGATCAGGTTGTCGAACTGCCAGACCATCGGGTCGACCCGGAAGTTGACGAACTTCTGGAAGCCGAAGCCCATAATGCCCAGGCCGGGCCAGGCGGCGCCGTCGACAAGGTTGCGCTCGAGCGCGTTGTAGATGCCGGGTGCGGGGACGCTGATCTGGGTCGCGCCCATGGCCTTGAGCCATTCGCGGTGCAGGCCGGCGATGCCGCGGATCTTCATCCCGCTCAGATCCGGCGTGCCGTCGGCCTTGACCTTGGGCTTCTTCTTCAGCCACAGGTTGACGCCGACCCCGCCGGCGACCCAGCCGAGCACATGGGCGTTGGCCTTCTTGCGATAAATTCGGTTGAGCAGTTCGAGGCCGCCATTCTTGCGCGCTTCCATCGGCGTGATCTTGGAGCCGTAGATGGCGAAGGACTCCGGCACCGCGCCGAGATAGTAGCCGGCGGCGCCGAACAGCATGTCGAAAACGCCCTTGCGCAGCGCGGTCAGCTGCTGCAACGGCGGCGTCACCTCGCGCCCGCCGATATACTTGATGCTGATCTTGGCCGCCCTGGCCGCGGCGCTCTTGTTGAATTCCTCGGACCACTCGATGGTGCGTTTCACCGAATAGAGGTTCTTGCCCCAGTTGGAGACGAAGCGCAGTTCGGCCTCCTTCGCCGCCGCCGGCGCGGCGAGACTCGCCGCCAGCAACCCGGCCGCGGCCATAATCGAAGTTCCGGACAAATGAATTGCGCGC
This window contains:
- the dctP gene encoding TRAP transporter substrate-binding protein DctP, yielding MAAAGLLAASLAAPAAAKEAELRFVSNWGKNLYSVKRTIEWSEEFNKSAAARAAKISIKYIGGREVTPPLQQLTALRKGVFDMLFGAAGYYLGAVPESFAIYGSKITPMEARKNGGLELLNRIYRKKANAHVLGWVAGGVGVNLWLKKKPKVKADGTPDLSGMKIRGIAGLHREWLKAMGATQISVPAPGIYNALERNLVDGAAWPGLGIMGFGFQKFVNFRVDPMVWQFDNLIWINLDKWNSLTQAQRDAMTTSVIAYEPIAHVFYEKLVAERWAKLGEQGVKSFELTGAAARRYIAAAEKVQWDQVKKLAPNEYDELRKKFPPSPVN
- a CDS encoding TRAP transporter large permease subunit, with protein sequence MEWYWTAAIAIGLVVLLMGLSVPVAIAFFTVSALGALWVSGEPGLEQIAVNAPASISSYAFVPIPLFLLMGELFFHTGVARRVFDAFDALFGRLPGRLSYVTVASGTAFAALSGNSMGNTAMLGSLLVPEMTRRGYKKHMSMGPILGVGGLAMIIPPSGLGVLLGSLAMIDIGKLLIAGVFPGLILAGLYALLITIQVRIDPEAAPQYEVVPVSLGRKLLLIASQLLPMGVVIFAVIGLIVLGIATPEESAAFGVLGVLVLAAVFRTLTLRAVIRALTGALRVTCMVLFIVIASYAFTQILALSGATRTLVDSVATIELAPLLLLLVMFLILLVMGMFMDVVSIMLLTIPIFFPLAQSLGYNPVWFGLVMLLTLEISMVTPPFGLGLFVMLGVAPRGTTLGDVAKAAAPYVVCDLILFVLLVVFPSIALFLPGLME
- a CDS encoding TRAP transporter small permease subunit, which codes for MRHLVRLYDRLIVALAAVAGAMLAGVFVMIVYEVTVRALGYQPPAHTSALSEYAMLYMTLLAAPWVLRKKGHVFVEFLAGSLPGQVRRGLRRSIYVLCIVVCLGLAYYGLRAALDYWERGELDIRSIVIAKWAFYAPLPVGFFLCAVEFGRFLLGVDDMYDRGPDIDTEGI
- a CDS encoding FAD-binding oxidoreductase — protein: MSFPKHARYVVIGAGIHGLSTAWRLAERLAAKSNGRGSGADILVLDKTAIAAGASGIACGVVRNNYFQPAMRELMAHSVKVWESDPKAFSYHPVGYMQISHEAMREDVTSIYEQQKAIGYESDFIEGGKDCMAYMKGLLSDWRAEGITSVLHEKKGGYANNTASVYGLAGKAEAQGVRIMTGVEVTGFERGSNSDAVTGVVTDRGTIKCDQVVVAVGPWVKTIWDMLDLPREVSIKGPDGAMHDGIPTWRYWCLEEGVVGVDPDYQKLNDGGMPPVIHVDTDAPLHSDVDGSVITEEPWGIYYKPDFHFGGVQGGAMPYEVKTPADDVAIDPYGPESPEFIVGDDFAHMWCSALAFCQERFSGQIGKFRKEPSGGLGCFTPDSFPVFDTFCENVHIVADSNHGYKMIGVGHLVADEMLGEKQALLEPFRFSRYAEGRLHPLSNSPFPWS
- a CDS encoding GlxA family transcriptional regulator, whose product is MAMREPVPVEFFLVPGFSLLALSCAVDALRAANLVLGRRAYDWRLTADPRDLSDSPSGDGVASSSHIRLPAEPLPDGGASAAGPDLFAVVGGERSHTYKSAALDASLARAAGRGARIGSISDGAFPVAAAGLFDGYRSTIHWKCLDAYRERFPGLDIRTSIFEIDRNRFSCAGGTTSLDLMLTFVMAAHGAETASLVAENYVHDRIREAAQEQHVTAAIRMAGRNRHLADAILLMERHLEDPLPVDRIADAAGLSGRQLTRLFRSHLRQPPGRFYLDLRIDRAASLLRQTGMSVSEIAVACGFQSASHLGRHLKRRHGATPGQWRRGA